From one Rhopalosiphum padi isolate XX-2018 chromosome 2, ASM2088224v1, whole genome shotgun sequence genomic stretch:
- the LOC132921965 gene encoding cuticle protein 7-like translates to MAAKLIIFAACVASALAQYPAPAYKPAYSAPAYSAPKAYAPEPAYAPAPYNFEYSVNDPHTYDVKSQSEYADGNGYVKGSYSLLEADGSTRVVEYTADDYNGFNAEVKKIDGGYKAPYSAPAYKPAYPAPAAYPAPAYPAPAYKPAPYKPAY, encoded by the exons atggCCGCTAAG TTGATCATCTTCGCCGCTTGTGTGGCTTCTGCTCTCGCCCAATACCCCGCCCCAGCCTACAAGCCCGCTTACTCAGCACCAGCTTACTCCGCACCAAAGGCTTACGCCCCAGAGCCCGCATACGCACCAGCCCCATACAACTTCGAATACAGCGTAAACGACCCACACACCTACGATGTCAAGAGCCAATCTGAATACGCCGACGGTAACGGTTACGTAAAGGGATCTTACAGCCTTTTGGAAGCCGACGGTTCCACCCGCGTCGTCGAATACACCGCTGACGACTACAACGGTTTCAACGCCGAAGTCAAGAAAATCGACGGAGGATACAAGGCCCCATACAGCGCACCAGCCTACAAGCCCGCCTACCCAGCACCCGCTGCCTACCCAGCACCAGCTTACCCAGCACCGGCCTACAAGCCAGCCCCATACAAGCCAGCTTATTAA